A stretch of the Desulfovibrio sp. JC022 genome encodes the following:
- a CDS encoding helix-turn-helix domain-containing protein, with amino-acid sequence METEHYITEQQVAKITALSLSKLRSDRHLCKGLPYHKVGRTVRYKVSDIEKFMADCRVEPIAHS; translated from the coding sequence ATGGAAACAGAACATTACATTACTGAACAGCAGGTTGCAAAGATAACGGCTCTATCGCTCTCGAAGCTCAGAAGCGACCGCCATCTCTGCAAAGGGCTTCCTTACCACAAGGTCGGACGCACCGTCCGCTACAAGGTAAGCGACATCGAAAAATTCATGGCAGACTGTCGTGTTGAGCCTATCGCACACAGCTAG
- a CDS encoding AAA family ATPase encodes MEKFPDAKIIITEDLALAFALNDKFLTAEDPEYIATTWFGGKEALNEVDYSPLEDREVIYQPRADHVSYLNAEKIKKKCQNEECASFEISKAVLFMEDFLNQITKDQLAVVSDPFESFLIDYGQNILKTPSANLAVALDHGWQIREYQKWLCEVGLKTEKKTDEVGAEQLFKSSQCPVKPSTASNSGHKTLDALISPENITLAVGETDSGKSLYALSLAVAINNGISMFDFNVNKQRAIYYMDAENSAQRLEERMLQILNAYNVKTPNDEFHTFSGVDDQNNHEHGDMDLLNKEWQSTLLSILPHGCVLIVDNLLTLAKRASTHQNSFEELVQFFRELGRRDISTILIHHNGKSGKELGTSAAKSLCHNVITMHKRNQKSLSPGTNMEVTFAKCKSYPELTDQSFYAHLPYDTNNPLNGKPWVYNSAENGPQAEAKNDASKMPPGLSELEQSIIMVLKQSDVPLKRAAIAKEIDCKSDKLKNPLKRLAESKLIEEHGETPQGRKYSANG; translated from the coding sequence ATGGAAAAATTCCCTGATGCAAAAATAATTATCACCGAGGACTTAGCACTGGCTTTTGCCCTGAATGACAAGTTCCTTACCGCCGAAGACCCCGAATATATCGCAACAACGTGGTTTGGCGGCAAGGAAGCTTTGAACGAAGTCGACTATTCCCCACTGGAAGATCGTGAGGTCATATACCAGCCCAGAGCTGACCACGTCAGTTACTTGAACGCGGAAAAGATCAAAAAGAAGTGCCAGAACGAAGAATGCGCCTCTTTCGAAATATCCAAGGCGGTATTGTTTATGGAGGATTTTCTGAACCAGATCACTAAAGACCAGCTTGCGGTAGTTAGCGACCCGTTTGAAAGTTTTCTAATCGACTACGGCCAGAACATTTTAAAGACGCCTTCCGCAAATCTTGCTGTGGCTCTTGATCATGGCTGGCAGATAAGGGAGTACCAAAAGTGGCTGTGCGAGGTCGGGTTGAAAACCGAAAAGAAAACAGATGAAGTAGGTGCTGAACAGCTCTTTAAATCTAGCCAATGCCCTGTAAAACCCAGCACCGCAAGCAATAGCGGCCATAAGACTCTGGACGCTTTAATAAGCCCGGAAAATATCACTCTTGCTGTTGGGGAGACAGACAGCGGCAAAAGCTTATACGCTTTGAGTTTAGCTGTAGCAATCAACAATGGAATCAGCATGTTTGATTTTAATGTCAACAAACAACGAGCTATCTATTACATGGATGCGGAAAACTCCGCTCAGAGGTTAGAAGAGCGTATGCTTCAAATCTTAAATGCTTATAACGTCAAAACCCCCAACGACGAATTCCATACTTTCTCTGGCGTAGACGACCAGAACAACCATGAACATGGTGACATGGATCTTCTAAATAAAGAATGGCAAAGCACACTGCTATCAATCTTGCCGCATGGGTGTGTTTTGATTGTTGACAACCTGCTGACTCTGGCGAAAAGAGCTTCTACCCACCAAAACAGTTTTGAAGAATTGGTACAATTTTTCCGTGAACTGGGCAGAAGAGATATAAGCACAATACTCATTCACCATAATGGAAAATCAGGAAAAGAACTCGGAACCTCTGCTGCAAAATCTCTGTGCCATAATGTCATTACCATGCATAAACGCAACCAAAAATCCCTAAGTCCGGGAACAAACATGGAAGTGACCTTTGCCAAATGCAAAAGCTACCCTGAACTGACTGACCAGTCTTTTTACGCACACTTGCCTTATGACACAAATAATCCACTAAATGGTAAGCCGTGGGTTTACAACTCTGCCGAAAACGGCCCCCAAGCTGAGGCCAAAAACGATGCATCCAAAATGCCTCCGGGATTGTCCGAATTGGAGCAATCTATTATTATGGTTTTGAAGCAAAGCGATGTACCTCTCA